The following is a genomic window from Trichomycterus rosablanca isolate fTriRos1 chromosome 24, fTriRos1.hap1, whole genome shotgun sequence.
ttggtcgaccctggcgaagcctgttccgagtggaacctgtcctggaaaaccgctgtatgaccttggccaccatgctgtagctcagtttcagggtgttagcaatcttcttatagcccaggccatctttgtggagagcaacaattctatttctcacatcctcaaagagttctttgccatgaggtgccatgttgaatatccagtggccagtatgagagaattgtacccaaaacaccaaatttaacagccctgctccccatttacacctgggaccttgacacatgacaccagggagggacaacgacacatttgggcacaatttggacatgttcactgtggggtgtactcacttatgttgccagctatttagacattaatggctgtgtgttgagttattttcagaagacagtaaatctacactgctatacaagctgtacactgactactctaagttatatccaagtttcatgtctatagtgttgtcccatgaaaagatataatgaaatatttgcagaaatgtgaggggtgtactcacttttgtgatacactgtactaatAAAGAGATACTACTTAAACTTAGGTCACTTACTCtcaatattattgttgttgaggTGTAGATGCTCCAGGTGGGAGTTGAACAATGGAACAGTGGTCAAGTTGTTGTGAGACAAGTGCAAATCCAGCAGTGTGCTAACATTAAACACCATCTTTGGGATGCTCTTGTCGGTCAAGTGATTATAGTTGAGTCTTACAAAAGCAAGATGTGTAAAGTCCTTAAAATAGTCTTGAGGAATGTCTTCAATGATATTCCTGTCCAAGAACAGCTGGTAGATGCTGTTGGGTACATTCATGGGCATTTTTTTCAGGATGTTGTGTGCAAGATTAAGTTGTACCAGTCTCTTCAGATCTTTAAATACATTCTTGCCCAGGTTGCTATCACTGATCTTATTATGGTGCAAATCCAGCAGAACCAGGTTCTCCATTTTGTTGAAAGATTCAGGACCGATCTTCGAAATCTTGTTCCGACTGAGTCGTAGTTGCTCCAAGCCAGCTGGCAGATTGCTAGGAACTTCATTTAACTGGTTCCTCTCCATATACAGATATAGCAGATTGGGAAGCTTTTTAAACACTTCTTTCTCTATTGTGCGAATGCGGTTGTTTCCAAGGTTGATCCACTTGACTTCTGTGGCATTCTTGAAGGACTCTGCAGCTACTTTATCGATGTAGTTGTTCTGTAGGTAGATGTAGAGGGTGCGAGATGGGATGATTGGTACCTTACGAAGGTTGCGGTTCTCACAATACAGGGCCGTTGGGTAAGAAGGAGGACAGAAACATTCCTTTGGGCAATCTGCGAATGGAGAAGGTGGGCCAAATATTACTGGTGGAAAGTCAGTGGGCTCCTTAGGTTCAGCAGTTGGAAGTTTCTTGGTGCTATGTGGTTTGAGCCGTTGACCCCAAACATCCATTGTGAGAAGAAGCAGGATCAGAGAGCTGCATCCTAGTTCAGACTTCATTGTCCTAGTTTAAAAGAGGGGGAGAcaaattaatacataataaaatgaatacatttactttgacttttat
Proteins encoded in this region:
- the prelp gene encoding prolargin; the protein is MKSELGCSSLILLLLTMDVWGQRLKPHSTKKLPTAEPKEPTDFPPVIFGPPSPFADCPKECFCPPSYPTALYCENRNLRKVPIIPSRTLYIYLQNNYIDKVAAESFKNATEVKWINLGNNRIRTIEKEVFKKLPNLLYLYMERNQLNEVPSNLPAGLEQLRLSRNKISKIGPESFNKMENLVLLDLHHNKISDSNLGKNVFKDLKRLVQLNLAHNILKKMPMNVPNSIYQLFLDRNIIEDIPQDYFKDFTHLAFVRLNYNHLTDKSIPKMVFNVSTLLDLHLSHNNLTTVPLFNSHLEHLHLNNNNIESINGTEICPFQLNEDVHDPDHLPRLRYLRLDGNQLSPPIPMDVIMCFRYLHSIVI